Proteins co-encoded in one Campylobacter ornithocola genomic window:
- the purD gene encoding phosphoribosylamine--glycine ligase, giving the protein MKILILGSGAREYSIALALQKTNNNLEFYFAPGNGATARMGTNLNMKDPKVIVAYAKASEIDLCIVGSENFLAEGIVDLFKENNIAIFGPTKAAAMLEASKSYMKSFLKKYKIRTAKFLNTTDYEKAKKFITSLTPPIVVKADGLCAGKGVIIAQSYEEALEATKNMLSGESFGEAGKIVVIEEYLDGFELSVFAVCDGNDFILLPAAQDHKRLLDNDKGPNTGGMGAYAPSTLASKNLLEQVKKDIVAPTLKGMKEEGAEFVGVLFIGLMVVNNKPYVLEYNVRFGDPECEVLMPLIENPLDLFLACVNKNLADTHIKIKKEFAVGVVCASKNYPYKDSPKALIDIDNIPQNSHISYAGVSLEDDKLYASGGRVLVCVGTGKSIEEAQKNAYLLCENVHFKGKQYRKDIAFQVLK; this is encoded by the coding sequence ATGAAAATTTTAATATTAGGAAGCGGTGCAAGAGAGTATTCTATCGCTTTGGCTCTTCAAAAAACAAATAATAATTTAGAATTTTATTTTGCCCCAGGAAATGGTGCAACTGCTAGAATGGGAACAAATCTTAATATGAAAGATCCTAAAGTTATTGTAGCTTATGCAAAGGCATCTGAGATTGATCTTTGTATAGTTGGAAGTGAAAATTTTTTAGCAGAGGGCATAGTAGATCTTTTTAAAGAAAATAATATTGCTATTTTTGGTCCTACTAAAGCTGCTGCTATGCTCGAAGCTTCGAAATCTTATATGAAGAGTTTTTTAAAGAAATATAAAATTAGAACAGCTAAATTTTTAAATACAACAGATTATGAAAAAGCCAAGAAATTTATTACATCCTTAACACCTCCTATTGTTGTAAAAGCAGATGGTTTATGTGCTGGTAAAGGGGTGATTATTGCGCAAAGCTATGAAGAAGCTCTAGAGGCTACTAAAAATATGCTTAGCGGTGAAAGTTTTGGCGAAGCTGGAAAAATTGTTGTTATTGAAGAATATCTTGATGGTTTTGAATTAAGTGTGTTTGCAGTTTGTGATGGAAATGATTTTATATTATTACCTGCTGCACAAGATCACAAAAGATTGTTAGATAACGATAAAGGTCCGAATACTGGTGGTATGGGAGCCTATGCTCCAAGTACTTTAGCAAGTAAGAATTTGCTAGAACAAGTTAAAAAAGATATTGTAGCACCAACTCTTAAAGGTATGAAAGAAGAGGGAGCTGAATTTGTTGGTGTATTGTTTATAGGTTTAATGGTTGTAAATAACAAGCCTTATGTTTTAGAATACAATGTGCGTTTTGGCGATCCTGAATGTGAGGTATTAATGCCTTTAATAGAAAATCCTTTGGATTTATTTTTAGCATGTGTAAATAAAAATCTTGCAGATACTCATATAAAAATTAAAAAAGAATTTGCTGTGGGTGTGGTATGTGCAAGTAAAAACTATCCTTATAAAGACTCACCAAAAGCTTTAATTGATATAGATAATATTCCGCAAAATTCTCATATTTCTTATGCTGGTGTAAGTTTGGAAGATGATAAGTTATATGCTAGTGGTGGTCGCGTATTGGTTTGTGTGGGAACCGGTAAAAGCATTGAGGAAGCCCAAAAAAACGCTTATTTGCTTTGTGAAAATGTCCATTTTAAAGGAAAACAATACAGAAAAGATATTGCCTTTCAGGTCCTTAAATGA
- a CDS encoding class I SAM-dependent methyltransferase: protein MFLYQYFKNPKQTGAFCSSSKKLSKLITSHVQHAKNIIEIGPGTGSFTKYILKQKNHNASFFAVEINPHMAKKLKQNIKNIDIEVNSAEFLPNMLEKRAINSVDLIISGIPWALLNSKEQDLLLKSIYDALEKNGCFATFAYILPTSKGKSFKKKLFATFSKVEISPIVWQNLPPAFVYFCTK from the coding sequence ATGTTTTTATATCAATATTTTAAAAACCCAAAACAAACAGGAGCATTTTGCTCAAGCTCAAAAAAATTAAGTAAACTTATAACATCTCATGTTCAACATGCAAAAAACATCATCGAAATAGGTCCTGGCACTGGAAGTTTTACAAAATATATCCTTAAACAAAAAAACCATAATGCAAGCTTTTTTGCAGTTGAAATCAACCCACACATGGCAAAAAAGTTAAAACAAAATATAAAAAATATAGACATAGAAGTTAATTCGGCAGAATTTTTACCTAATATGCTAGAAAAAAGAGCAATTAATAGTGTAGATTTAATTATCTCAGGAATTCCTTGGGCTTTATTAAATTCTAAAGAGCAAGATTTGTTATTAAAGTCTATTTATGACGCCTTAGAAAAAAATGGTTGTTTTGCAACATTTGCATATATACTTCCCACATCAAAAGGAAAATCTTTTAAGAAAAAACTTTTTGCCACTTTTAGCAAGGTAGAAATTTCACCTATCGTTTGGCAAAATCTTCCCCCTGCTTTTGTTTATTTTTGCACTAAATAA
- the guaA gene encoding glutamine-hydrolyzing GMP synthase: MKKADILVLDFGSQYTQLIARRLREQGVYAEILPFNVSLDEVKSKEPKGIILSGGPASVYANDAYFCDKGIFGLNIPVLGICYGMQLMAHHFGASVAPAGHKEYGKATIDIQNDSDLFKNLPKKQTVWMSHSDKVENLPQGFEVLATSENSPFCVFGDEKRKFFALQFHPEVQHSEFGKSILKNFAKYACNCDSVWNMGSFAKTQAQKIKEEVGGDKVLCAVSGGVDSSVVAALLASAIKDQVVVVFVDNGLLRSGEKEQVEYMFRHTLGIDLISIDARDIFLSRLAGVKDPEQKRKIIGNTFIEVFEEEAKKHKDVKYLAQGTLYTDIIESSVVGASKTIKSHHNVGGLPEKMNLKLIEPLKEIFKDEVRALGIELGLNKDVVYRHPFPGPGLAIRIMGEVNEPSLDLLRKADVILIEELKSSGWYDKTWQAFCVLLNVQSVGVMGDNRTYDNAVCVRVVNASDGMTATFSHLPYELLENISRRIINEVEGINRVVYDISSKPPATIEWE; encoded by the coding sequence ATGAAAAAAGCAGATATTTTAGTTTTGGATTTTGGTTCACAATATACACAACTTATTGCTAGAAGATTAAGAGAGCAAGGTGTGTATGCAGAAATTCTACCTTTTAATGTAAGCTTAGATGAGGTTAAATCTAAAGAACCTAAGGGTATAATTTTAAGCGGTGGACCAGCTAGTGTATATGCAAATGATGCTTATTTTTGCGATAAAGGTATTTTTGGTTTAAATATACCTGTTTTAGGAATATGCTATGGTATGCAACTTATGGCACATCATTTTGGTGCAAGTGTTGCTCCAGCGGGTCATAAAGAATATGGTAAAGCAACAATAGATATTCAAAATGATAGCGACTTGTTCAAAAATTTGCCTAAGAAGCAAACAGTATGGATGAGCCATTCTGATAAAGTGGAGAATTTACCGCAAGGTTTTGAAGTTTTGGCAACTAGTGAAAATAGTCCTTTTTGTGTATTTGGAGATGAAAAGCGTAAATTCTTTGCCTTGCAATTTCACCCTGAAGTACAACATAGCGAATTTGGAAAAAGTATTTTGAAGAATTTCGCCAAATATGCATGCAATTGTGATAGTGTGTGGAACATGGGTTCTTTTGCAAAAACTCAAGCACAAAAAATCAAAGAAGAAGTTGGTGGTGATAAGGTCTTGTGTGCTGTTAGTGGCGGGGTTGATAGCAGTGTAGTGGCTGCATTATTAGCGAGTGCAATAAAAGATCAGGTAGTAGTAGTTTTTGTAGATAATGGTCTTTTAAGAAGTGGCGAAAAAGAACAAGTTGAGTATATGTTTAGACATACCTTGGGTATTGATTTGATTAGTATTGATGCTAGAGATATTTTTTTGAGTCGTCTAGCAGGTGTTAAAGATCCTGAGCAAAAGCGAAAAATTATAGGAAATACCTTTATAGAAGTTTTTGAAGAGGAAGCTAAAAAGCATAAGGATGTAAAATATCTAGCACAAGGAACTTTATATACTGATATTATTGAAAGCTCAGTTGTAGGAGCTAGTAAAACTATAAAATCTCATCATAATGTAGGTGGTTTGCCTGAAAAGATGAATTTAAAACTTATTGAACCTTTAAAAGAAATTTTTAAAGATGAGGTAAGAGCTTTAGGGATAGAGCTTGGCTTAAATAAAGATGTGGTTTATCGCCATCCTTTTCCAGGACCAGGACTTGCTATACGTATTATGGGTGAAGTAAATGAACCTAGTTTAGATCTTTTGAGGAAAGCAGATGTAATTTTAATTGAAGAGTTAAAAAGTAGCGGTTGGTATGATAAGACATGGCAGGCTTTTTGTGTGCTTTTAAACGTGCAAAGCGTTGGTGTAATGGGAGATAATAGAACCTATGACAATGCAGTTTGTGTACGTGTAGTCAATGCAAGTGATGGTATGACAGCCACTTTTTCTCATTTACCTTATGAGTTGTTAGAAAATATTTCACGCCGTATTATTAATGAGGTTGAAGGTATTAACCGTGTGGTATATGATATTTCTAGCAAGCCACCAGCAACTATTGAATGGGAGTGA
- a CDS encoding RDD family protein: MNTNQELFDKLEKEELKIASFKKRFLAYIVDSFVILAIVSVILFDKINSMQTYDEIHNILMRFAGGILILQFVYHSLFTYLYGATLGKMLLKIMVIDQELLDKPNLIQSVLRASVRQVSDMLYGLGFAWALSNIVLKTWHDYVAKTVVIDLA, from the coding sequence ATGAACACCAATCAAGAATTATTTGATAAACTAGAAAAAGAAGAGTTAAAAATAGCAAGTTTTAAAAAAAGATTTTTAGCTTATATTGTTGATAGTTTTGTAATTTTGGCTATTGTAAGTGTTATTTTATTTGATAAAATTAATTCCATGCAAACTTATGATGAAATTCATAATATTTTAATGCGTTTTGCTGGTGGAATTTTGATTTTGCAGTTTGTATACCATAGTTTGTTTACTTATTTATATGGTGCAACTTTGGGAAAAATGCTTTTGAAGATTATGGTGATTGATCAAGAATTATTAGATAAGCCAAATTTAATCCAAAGCGTTTTAAGAGCAAGTGTAAGGCAAGTTAGTGATATGCTGTATGGTTTAGGATTTGCTTGGGCATTGAGTAATATTGTTTTGAAAACTTGGCATGATTATGTAGCTAAAACAGTGGTGATAGACCTTGCGTAA